A DNA window from Malus domestica chromosome 12, GDT2T_hap1 contains the following coding sequences:
- the LOC103413939 gene encoding protein AGENET DOMAIN (AGD)-CONTAINING P1-like, whose translation MPRKRRDKPDPNFDTRSPGKKRAVPLEENGGEKVPIVTHEKFTKGMLVEVCSDEDGFLGAWFAATIVEAVGNDKFLIEYQSLRTEDNSAFLREEIDTLHIRPNPPETAFEHFSLLQEVDALYNDGWWVGVISKVLSGSRYIVYFRSTYEEIEFQQSELRLHQDWIGGKWVMPSRALKTNH comes from the exons ATGCCTCGGAAACGCAGAGACAAACCCGATCCGAATTTCGACACGCGATCCCCCGGCAAGAAACGGGCGGTTCCTCTGGAAGAAAATGGAGGAGAG AAAGTGCCAATTGTAACTCACGAGAAATTTACCAAGGGAATGCTGGTTGAGGTTTGCAGTGATGAAGATGGTTTCCTTGGTGCTTGGTTTGCTGCAACCATAGTGGAAGCGGTGGGGAATGACAAGTTCCTCATTGAGTACCAGAGCCTGAGGACTGAAGATAATTCAGCATTTCTGAGAGAAGAGATTGATACCCTGCACATACGACCTAATCCGCCGGAAACTGCTTTTGAGCATTTCAGTTTGCTTCAAGAGGTTGATGCTTTGTACAATGATGGCTGGTGGGTGGGTGTGATCTCGAAAGTTCTTAGTGGCTCAAGGTACATAGTCTACTTCAGGAGCACCTATGAAGAAATCGAATTTCAGCAATCTGAGTTGAGGCTTCATCAGGACTGGATTGGTGGAAAATGGGTTATGCCTTCTCGG
- the LOC103450837 gene encoding protein RTF1 homolog, translating to MSDLELESDLLEAAGRTSLAGKKRDRLPPSRQQRGGSYSDDGSDSRGEDSDDDRGNRKPSQVPLKKRFEPTERGSDEERDSSYDGSDHEGENSDESDFGPDLYKNDADRKRLAAMSELEREMILTNRAEKKGSKDFMEKLRSKRGKAKSTQSRKEDSLPFSCGPRSSARAADKSAAMDDALNKLRAKRKRQQDSKDHHKLRDASKGGAGSQDIVSPTKHRSIQIETVDGLPTEEEALNADDEFLDSDEESSELPTFQDIKDITIPRSKLAKWVMEPFFEELIVGCFVRVGFGISSEGPVYRLCMVQNVVATNPGREYKLEGKVTHKYLKCVWGSESSASKWPMANVSDSPPQEKEFEQWLKEVKRAGQMPSKQEVVEKKETLQKSNTFVYSAATVKQMLQEKKASARPVNVAVEKERLRRQLDVAESKGNEEEVERIKTRLQELEASRQTQGKDSKAIRLAEMNRKNRFENFINASGLKPRNMNLKAGEAGYDPFSRRWTRSRNYYDARPGGGDEAAEATDGTTGTGSNGEKANVTGELGMQATEAALEAAAGAGKLVDTSAPVDKGTESYVLHNFELPISLAPLQKYGGPQGAAIAYMERRQRIEATVGRRVLDDGRRHASTLTIKDYMRRQEMHHAHPDPDS from the coding sequence ATGTCAGACTTGGAATTGGAAAGCGACCTCCTTGAGGCCGCAGGAAGAACTAGTTTGGCTGGGAAAAAGCGGGACCGGCTTCCACCTTCTAGACAGCAACGTGGAGGTTCATATTCTGATGATGGAAGTGACTCCAGAGGTGAAGACTCAGATGATGATCGTGGAAACAGGAAGCCCTCTCAAGTACCTCTGAAGAAGAGGTTTGAACCTACAGAAAGGGGCAGTGACGAAGAACGTGATTCTAGCTATGATGGTTCTGATCATGAGGGTGAAAATAGTGATGAATCTGATTTTGGCCCTGATCTATACAAGAATGATGCTGACAGGAAACGGCTTGCAGCAATGAGTGAACTTGAAAGAGAAATGATTTTGACAAATCGAGCAGAGAAGAAAGGCAGTAAGGATTTCATGGAGAAATTGAGATCAAAGAGAGGCAAAGCAAAATCTACCCAATCAAGGAAAGAGGACTCTCTTCCATTTTCTTGCGGTCCACGCTCATCGGCTCGGGCTGCTGACAAGTCAGCGGCTATGGATGATGCATTGAATAAATTGCGAGCAAAACGTAAGAGGCAACAAGACTCAAAGGATCACCATAAGTTAAGGGACGCGTCAAAAGGAGGTGCAGGTAGCCAGGATATTGTTTCACCAACCAAGCATCGCTCCATTCAAATTGAGACTGTGGACGGTTTGCCTACTGAAGAGGAAGCATTGAATGCGGATGATGAATTCCTTGACAGCGATGAGGAAAGTTCAGAGCTACCGACATTTCAGGACATAAAGGATATTACCATACCAAGGTCAAAACTTGCAAAATGGGTTATGGAACCATTTTTTGAGGAGTTAATCGTGGGCTGCTTTGTTAGGGTTGGATTTGGCATATCATCAGAAGGTCCTGTCTACAGGCTTTGCATGGTTCAGAACGTGGTTGCCACAAATCCTGGCCGGGAGTACAAGCTAGAGGGTAAAGTCACACATAAATACTTGAAATGTGTTTGGGGCAGTGAAAGTTCTGCCTCCAAATGGCCGATGGCTAATGTCTCAGATTCTCCTCCGCAAGAGAAGGAGTTTGAACAGTGGCTTAAGGAAGTCAAGCGTGCTGGCCAAATGCCAAGCAAACAGGAGGTGGTAGAAAAGAAGGAGACCCTTCAGAAATCGAATACATTTGTTTACTCGGCAGCCACTGTGAAGCAAATGTTGCAGGAGAAAAAGGCCTCAGCAAGGCCAGTTAACGTTGCAGTTGAGAAGGAACGATTGAGGAGGCAGTTGGATGTTGCAGAAAGTAAAGGCAACGAGGAGGAAGTTGAGAGGATCAAGACAAGGCTCCAGGAATTAGAAGCATCCAGGCAAACTCAGGGGAAAGATAGCAAGGCTATTAGGTTAGCTGAAATGAACAGGAAGAACAGGTTCGAGAATTTTATAAATGCTTCGGGGTTGAAACCAAGAAATATGAATCTGAAAGCGGGGGAGGCTGGTTATGATCCATTCTCGAGAAGATGGACTCGCTCGAGAAATTACTATGATGCAAGGCCTGGAGGAGGCGATGAAGCTGCTGAGGCAACAGATGGAACTACCGGTACAGGTAGCAACGGGGAAAAGGCAAATGTAACAGGAGAGCTTGGAATGCAAGCAACAGAGGCAGCATTGGAAGCAGCAGCCGGTGCAGGGAAGTTGGTTGATACAAGTGCTCCTGTGGACAAAGGGACAGAATCATATGTGCTGCACAACTTCGAGCTGCCAATCTCGTTGGCTCCACTTCAGAAGTACGGTGGACCTCAGGGTGCTGCGATCGCGTATATGGAGAGAAGACAAAGGATCGAAGCAACAGTCGGGCGTCGAGTGCTGGATGACGGGAGGAGGCATGCTTCGACCTTGACCATTAAGGACTATATGAGACGACAGGAGATGCACCACGCTCACCCTGACCCTGATTCGTAA